GAGCATGTCCGTCTCCTGGTATTGTTTTGCAAGGTATTCTTACTTTCTTTTTTTCCTTTTTCAAGCCCCTCTCAGTCGGGATGAACCGCCAGTTGTCGACAGATTTTCGACAACTGAAAGCTGTTCCCTCACGCATGGAGGGCATGGATTGAAACTCCTGGTCGGTCGTGGAATACTGATGCGGTCAGCGTCAATATTGGCGGAGGACTTTTTTTGGTTCCGGAGCGTATGACTGTTATGCGTCAAAGATACGGCACTCTTCCCACCTGATGATATCCACTCCCGCCTCCTGACCCTGGCCCGACGGTACGTCTGGTGGAAGGTTCCGGAAGAGGCCGTGCGGGGTCGGGGTCATTTGTTGTCCCAGGTGATGAACCTGGGGTCGCTGAAAGATTGTGTCTGGCTTGAAGAGGTTCTTGGTCGGCATGCACATTGGCGGATGTGCTGTGTAATGCGCCCATTGGCGTATTCAGCGGCAAAGCTTGGCATTACCGGCTGAGTTTGGCCGATGCGGAGCAAGGTTTCCCGCAAATGCCGGAAAGAGCATTTCCAGAGGGAAGGGCATGAAAAACTTCGAGCCTCGACATCCTGCCCCGACCGCATAACTACGAATTTTCCGGGACGCAGCGGATCAGTTCCAGGCGCGAGCGCTGCATGGGGTCGTCGAATTCCGGGCCTTTCATGGTTCGGACGTCGCGTTTGTCCTGGCCGACGACCTTGCCCAGGGCGTTGAAGGCCAGGTGTCGGCGGATCACCTGCAGGATGTCCCAGGCCACCCGGGCGTTGTCATGGACCAGTTGGCTGTTGATGCCGTAGTAGGCGTCGCTCCGCAGTTCAGGGAAAAGGATTTCCCTGAAGCGTTGGTCGAAGGCATGGGCCGCCTGGGCGGCGTCCTCGGGACAACCCAGGTAGCCCGCCGCGGCCCACCCCTGGCCGATGGCCAGTCTGGCGTAGAGTTCGCAGGCCGTCCGCAGGCCGGCCAGCTCCGGGGTGGAAAGCGCGACCGAGGCCCGACTTTCGTCGTCACGAAACGCGGCGACGATTTTTTCGCGGCATGTCGCGAGATCGTTGATTTCCTCGGCGCTCGCCGGTGCCGGAGTGCCGGACTGGATCAGGCGGGCGAAGGCTTCGCGCAAGGCCGGGCATGCGGGGTCGTCGGGCTTTCGGTCGAAGCGCTCGGCCATCCTGCTTTCGCCCTCGACATTTCCCCCGTGCCGCGCTGAAAACATTTCGCAAACAAAATCGATCTTCAGGTCGCACAACTCCAGTCCCAGAGTCAGCGCGGCGCGCATCACCCCGGCGTGTTCCCTTGAAAATCCGACCAACCACGTTCTTTCCATAACCATATCCATCCGCGTATCAAAAAAGTCGTTCCTCAACAGTCCGCTCAAAAACCCCGACTACTCCCCGAGTCCTTGCTCCCCCTGCAACTCCATCCTGGCGGTGAGATAGCCCAGGATATCCTTCAGGGAGATGATCCCCACCAGACTTTGCCCTTCCATGACCATCATCCGGCTCAAGCCCGCGGCGTTCATCTTCTGGAGCACGTCCACCACGTCTTCTTCCGGGCCTACAGTGTTGATCAGGGAGCAGCGGTTCATGACCTCCCGGACCTGGGTCGTCGGCCATTTTTCCCGGGCCACCTCCCCGACCTGCCGGGTGGTGATGCATCCCTGCACTCCGTGCTGGTCCCGAACAGGATAGAACTTGTGATGATGACGATAGACGTAGTCCTCCACCAACTCCTGCAAGGTGATGGAGCCGGTCACGGTCAACGGCGGCTTCATCAGGGTCCGGACCCGCTCTCCGGCCAGGGCCTGCTTCACGGCCATGTGCCGATAGGAGTTCCGAGCCGCGAAGCGGATGAAAAAGCCGATCAGGGAGTACCACAATCCGCCGACCAGATTGCCTGTCAGCACGTTTAGCAGCCCGAGCCCGATCAGGACTAGGCCGAAGGTCATGCCGAAATTGGTCGCGATGCGGGTGGCCCAGAGTTGATCCTTCTTGAACTTCCAGAGCGCGGCCCGCAGAATCCGGCCCCCGTCCATGGGAAAGGCCGGGATCAGATTGAAGATCGCCAGGATCAGGTTGACCAGGGCCAGGTACATGAACACGCTGTTCAGGGCCTCGCCCATGCCGAAACGGATCCCGGAGTCGTAAACCAGATAAAAGCTCAGGGCCAGGAACAGGCTGGCCAACGGGCCGGCAATGGCGATCCAGAACTCGCTTTGCGGGGTCTTGGGCTCCTGGCTCATCTCGGCCACGCCGCCGAAAATGAACAGGGTGATCCCCCGGACCTCCACCCCGAACTTCCGCGCCACCCAGGAATGCCAGAATTCATGGAACAGGACGGAGAAAAACAGGCCAAAAGCGCCGACCAGCGCCAGCTTCCAGTAATCCAGCGGCTCCAGGCCCTCCAGCACGTGCGGAAAAAAGCCCACGGCCAGGGACCAGGTCACCAGGACCGCGATGACGATCCAGCTCGGGTCCACCTTGAATTCAAAGCCGAACGCCTCAAACAGCTTAAAACTCTTTCCAAACATGCCGTCCTCCTCCCTTTCAGAGCCCGCGGCCTCGAAAACGTAGGGGCACGGCGCGCCGTGTCCCAACAAACCGCGCGCCCCGTTCCTTCCGCGCCGTTAGGCCGTTTCTCCGAATTCTTCCCGCAGAACTTCCCGGAGTCGATCGAACCCTCTCCACAGGTCGGGCATCAATTCGCCGGGCCGCCCGAGATCGCCCCGGGCCGCGGCGTCTTCGACTTCCTTGGCCAGCCCGCCCAAGGCCAGGCATCCGGTGTTCAGCGCGACGCCCTTGATCGTGTGGGCGATTTCCCGGACCGTGGCCGAATTTTTGTCGCCAAGAGCCGTCTCCAGTTCATCCAGGTGCCGAGGCACGTCCGTAAGGAGCAATGCCGCCAGTTGCCTGGCGACCTGCTCGTCGTCGCCGATGCGCTCCATGAGGTTCGCCCTGTCGAACACCGGAACGGACGCCGAGCGGTCCGCTTGGGCAGCGCCGAAGTCCTCCGAGGCGCCCGGATCGTCTGAATCAACGCCTGGCGGCGCGGTATCCGGCACGGGCGTCGAGGCCCGGCCCGACGTTTCGTCGTTATCGCGCTTCAGCCACTTGCGCAGCATCTGGAGCAGATCCACCGGCTGCAACGGCTTGCTCAGGTAGTCGTTCATCCCGGCCTGAAGGCATCGTTCCCGATCTCCCTGCATCGCGTGGGCGGTCAGGGCGATGATCGGAGTCCCCGTGTTCACCGCTCCGGCTTCCGTCTCCCGACGACGAATTTCCCGCGCGGCCTCCAGCCCGTCCATGACCGGCATCTGCACATCCATGAGCACCAGATCATAGCCCCGGCTCTCCAGGGATTCGACCGCTTCCCGGCCGTTGGCGACGACGTCAGGCTTGTATCCGAGCCGTTCCAGGATCTTCACGGCGACCATCTGATTGACCGGATTGTCCTCGGCCAAGAGGATCCGCGCCCGTCGCCGACGATCCGCCTCCATGGCCATCCCGACCGGTTCCGGGTCAGTGAGCCGGGCAGGCTGGAGCGGGCGTCCCGAT
The DNA window shown above is from Desulfonatronum sp. SC1 and carries:
- a CDS encoding site-2 protease family protein yields the protein MFGKSFKLFEAFGFEFKVDPSWIVIAVLVTWSLAVGFFPHVLEGLEPLDYWKLALVGAFGLFFSVLFHEFWHSWVARKFGVEVRGITLFIFGGVAEMSQEPKTPQSEFWIAIAGPLASLFLALSFYLVYDSGIRFGMGEALNSVFMYLALVNLILAIFNLIPAFPMDGGRILRAALWKFKKDQLWATRIATNFGMTFGLVLIGLGLLNVLTGNLVGGLWYSLIGFFIRFAARNSYRHMAVKQALAGERVRTLMKPPLTVTGSITLQELVEDYVYRHHHKFYPVRDQHGVQGCITTRQVGEVAREKWPTTQVREVMNRCSLINTVGPEEDVVDVLQKMNAAGLSRMMVMEGQSLVGIISLKDILGYLTARMELQGEQGLGE